TTCCTTCGTTTACGCCCATCACGATGGTGGCATCCTCTTCTTTCGCCGGAGCGGTGATCACTACTTTTTTCGCGCCGCTCTGCAGATGCTTGCCAGCCCCTTCACGGTCCTTAAACTTGCCGGTTGCTTCCACCACGATCTCGACCCCGAGCTCGCCCCAAGGCAATTTCAGCGGATCGCGATCAGAGAGCACGACGGTAGGTTTTCCGTCGACGAGGATCTTGTTGCCCTCTACTTCCACTTTATGGTTAAACCGTCCATGAATGGTGTCATATTTCAACAGATGTGCCAGTGTCTCAGGCGGATAGCTCGCGTTAATCGCGACGATTTCGATGTTGGGGTCCTGAACGGCACGGCGGAATACCATGCGCCCAATTCGGCCAAAACCATTAATACCAATTTTGATAGTCATATTTAGAAACCCCTTCCTTATTAAGTTACACTTATCCGTTACTCTTATTATAATAAGTATGTCACAATTATCAATGTGTTTTACTGAAAAATAAATATTTGGACGATTTGTCTGATTACTTTGTCCTTATTTTGCCTCATTTCGCCACCCGCTTTCACAACTTTTGCGGGAAAAATCAAAAAGCCGCTCCCTTCCACAAGGACGCGGCTCTTACTCCAGCATATTCGAATAGATATTTTGATAGCGGTCATGGTAGTACAGGACCCGCTGTACGTACAGTCTGGTTTCTCCAAACGGAATGTCCTCGATCGTCTCCCGCTTGCCGTTCCATTGCTCCTTTGCCAGCCAGCTGCTCACCTTGCCCGGCCCGGCGTTGTAGGCGGCGATCATTTTGACCGGATCGCCTTCATACCGCTTCTCCAGAAAAGAGAGATACCAGGTGCCAATGTGAATATTCATCACGGGATCGTACAGGTAATTTTCCCCGCTTGGCTGCAAATTGGCCTGTTCGACGATCCACTCCGCTGTCTCCGGCATGACCTGCATCAAGCCGATGGCCCCCTTCTTGGATACCCGATCCGGCTGAAAGCCGCTCTCGGAACGGATGACCGCGAGAATCAGGTAGGGATCGACTTGATACCGGCTGGAAGCCTCCAGGATCTCCTTTTCATATTTGATCGGATACATCCACTTCCAGACCATCGGGGTATTGATCAGGAAAAAGACGGCCATCAGAACAAAAAGAAACAAGAACGCTCTCTTGCTCCTGGTCATGGAGCCACGTCCGCCTTCAGCCTGCGCACCAGCTGCTCCACCTGTTTTTCCGTCTCTTCGCGGGATCCGGTGTTGTCGATAACAAAATCGGCTTCTTCCTTCTTTTGCTCGATGGGCCACTGGGCGCGCAGACGCTTTTCCGCCTGCTCTTCATCAAACTCGTCCCGCTCCATCATCCGGGCCATCTGCATTTCGGCCGGGGCGTAGACGACGACTACCTTGTCTACCATGTGCTGCAGCCTGCTTTCAAAGAGCAGCGGAATATCGAGAAAAACGATCGTGGCGCCGTTTTTTTCGGCCTCCTCCGCCTGCTCGCGCATGACGCGGCGGACCTCCGGGTGGACGATGGTATTGAGCTTCTGGCGCTCCGCTTCATCGGAAAACACAATCTCCCCCAGCTTGGCGCGGTCGATCTGACCGTCAGGCAGCAGGATCTCCTCTCCAAAGTAGCGAACGATCGACTCATAAGCCGGTTTACCGGGCTCCACCACCTCGCGGGCAATCTGGTCCGCATCGATGACAGGTATCCCTCTCTCCCGAAGCATAGCGGTGACTGTGCTTTTACCTGTGGCGATGCCTCCTGTCAATCCCAGAATCATTCGTTCACCCTCCCTTTTGCAGCTCTCACTGTTTTGTTCGCTTGCCTGCTTTTTGACAGGCTGGACAGATGTGTGTGCCTCGTCCGCCAACGACGAAGCGGATGATCGGGGTTCCGCACTTGGTGCACGGTTCTCCCTTGCGCCCGTAAACCAGGAGGGATTGTTGGAACATCCCCATCTCTCCCTGGCCGTTCACGTAGGACTTGATCGAGCTGCCTCCCTGCTCCACGGCTTCCGAGAGCGTCGTCACGATAGCCGCGTGCAACCGGGCGGTCTGTTCAGCGGTCAGCTTGCCGGCAGGACGTTCCGGGTGGATTCCTGCGCGGAAGAGTGACTCGTCCACATAAATATTCCCCAAACCGACAATACATTCCTGGTTCAGCAGCAGCGGTTTGATTTTGGTCGTCCGCCCTTTGAGCAGGCCGCGCAATACCTCCGCCGTAAAGTTCGGGTCCAGGGGCTCGACACCCAGCTTGGCCAGCGGCCCCTCGGCCGTCTCCAGCCCCAGCGGGATCAGGTCCATCGTCCCGAACTGCCGGACATCCCGGTACCTCAGCTCCGTGCCGTCCGTAAAGTGAAAGATCACATGCGTATGCTTCTCGACAGGCTCCTCGGCCTGATACAAGCCGTAGCGCCCCTCCATGCGGAGGTGAGAGATGAGCACGTCCCGATCCAACACGAACTGGATGAATTTGGCCCGCCGCTTGATGGCGTGAATCGTCTGGCCGGCCAGCAGCGCCTTGAACTCCTCCACATCATCCGGTCTGCGAATGATGCGGGGCAAAAGCACGCTGACCCGGGCAATCGTCTTCCCGAGGACGAGACGCTGCAGCGTCCGCACAACCGTTTCCACCTCTGGCAATTCCGGCATGATTTCTCCTCCTCTCGATGTCTGTTGCAGCTGACCGGCAGTCTGCCGGGAGAACCGGGTCGCTCCCGGCCGCTGCCCGTTTTTTGAAAGAGACGAGCCGGCATTACTTGGCTTCGTACCAGCTCCGCCCGTAATTGACATCCGCTTTCAGCGGGACTTTTAATTCCAGCGCATGCTCCATCACCTCGGGAACGAGCTGCTTCATGATCTCCAGCTCGTCCTCTGGCACTTCGAAAATCAGTTCGTCATGCACCTGAAGCAGCATGCGGCTCTTCAGCCCTTTTTCCCGCATCTTCTCCTGCATGCGGATCATTGCCAGTTTGATAATATCGGCAGCCGTTCCCTGAATCGGCGTATTCATCGCCGTCCGCTCGGCAAACGAGCGCAGATTGAAATTGCTGCTTTTAATGTCCGGCAGGTAGCGCCTGCGATGAAGCAGGGTGGTTACATAGCCGTCCTGCTTGGCCTGCTGGACGATATCCTCCATGTACTTCTTGACGCCGGAGAAGACGGCGAAATAACGCTCGATAAACTCTCCCGCTTCTTTCCGGGTGATGTTCAGATTCTGCGACAAGCCGTAATCGCTGATGCCGTAGACGATCCCGAAGTTGACGGCCTTGGCCTGACGGCGCATCAGCGACGTCACTTCCTCCTGCGCTACGCCAAACACATCCATCGCCGTGCGGGTATGAATGTCCATGTCTTTCTGGAAGGCGTCGATCAGATTCTCATCGCCCGAGATATGGGCCAGGACGCGCAGCTCGATCTGGGAGTAGTCCGCCGCTAAGATGTACCAGCCCTCTTCCGAAGGGATAAAGGCCTCGCGGATTTTTCGTCCTTCCTCCAGGCGAATCGGGATGTTCTGCAGATTGGGCTCTGTGCTGGACAGGCGGCCCGTCGCGGTGGTTGCCTGATTAAACAGGGTGTGCACCTTGCCTGTACCCGGGTGGATTTCCTTGGTCAGTCCTTCGATATAGGTGGAGCGCAGCTTGCCCAATTGGCGATAATGCAGAATCACCTCAATAATCGGGTGATAGGGGGCCAGTTTTTCCAGTACATCCGCGCTGGTGGACGGCCCGGTCTTGGTCTTTTTCAGCACAGGGAGATCCAGCTTGTCAAAAAGGATTTCGCCAAGCTGCTTGGGCGAGTTGATGTTAAAGGAGGTGCCGGCAAGCTCGTAGATCTGTTCGGTCAGTTTCTCGAGCTGGGCGTCCAGTTCCTCTCCCATCTGCTGCAATCGGCTTTCGTTCACCTTGACGCCTTGCTTTTCCATCGCCGCCAGCACCAGGCTGAGCGGTTCCTCGATACGCTTCAACAGCTCATCCAGCCGGCTCGCTTCCACTTCTGTCCGGATGCGCGGCACACACTGCCACAGGGCTGCAGCCTTGCGCGCCACGTGTTCGCTCAGCACATCCGACTCTGGTACGATCCGCTTCGCTCCCTTGCCGTACACCTCTTCATCCGGCAGCACCCGGATCTCGGCATAATGTGCAGCGATATCGGCCACCTGCGGGCTGCTCTCCGCCGCATTCAGCAGATAGGAAGCGAGATAGCTGTCAAAACGGATGCCGGCAAGCTCCAGCCCGTGCCAGGCCAGGCCGACGGTATCTCGTTTGCCGTCAAATACCCATTTTTCGCGGGATTCGTCCGCCAGCCACTCCCGAAAAGCCGTCCACTCCTTGGCTACATCCCAAGGGACGTAGAGCGCGACGCCATCGGCCGCCAGACCAAATCCCAGGATCGGCGCATGGTGGTAGTTCTCCCCGTCCATTTCCACGTAAAAAGCCATCGGCGAGGTCAGCTTGTCCGCAAACTGTGAAGTCTGTCCCTCCTCCACCACTTCAAAGGAAAAGGGCGCGGCTTCCGTTACCTCTCCGCCCTCCGCTGTTGCCGTTCCCTTCACTTTGGGCAGCAGCGACTTAAACTCCATCTTTTTGAAGAAGTCCACGACGGGATCAGCCTCATATCCCTGGTACGAAGTCTCCTCCACGTTCACCTCGACCGGAGCATCGCGCATGATCGTCGCCAGCGCTTTGCTCAGCTTGGCTTTGTCCACGTTTTCCCGCAGGTTTTCCTGCAGTTTTTTGCCCGAGATCTTGTCCACGTTGTCCAGCACGGCCTCGACGGAGCCGTACTCGTGGAGCAGCTTCAGCGCCGTCTTTTCGCCGACGCCCGGCACGCCCGGAATGTTGTCCGAGCTGTCGCCCATCAAGCCTTTGAGGTCGATGATTTGCAGCGGCTTCAAACCGTACTTCTCTTCGATTTCCTTCGGTGTATACATCTCGATCTCGCTGACGCCTTTGCGGGTGAGCGCGACGGAGACATTGTCGGATACGAGCTGGAGCATGTCCTTGTCGCCCGTAATCACGGTCGTTTTCCAGTTGTTTTCGTCCGCACGCAGGGTGAGGGTCCCGATAATATCATCCGCCTCGTAGCCTTCCAGCTCAAAGCGCCGAATGGAGAAGGCGTCCAGGAGCTCGCGAATCAGCGGGAACTGCTCGGACAGCTCAGGCGGCGTCTTGCTCCGCCCTCCTTTATACTCTGCAAATTCGCTGTGGCGAAACACCACTTTGCCCGCATCGAAAGCGACCAGCACATGCGTCGGCTTCATCTCTTCCAGCACCTTGAGCAGCATCGTGGTAAAGCCCAGCACCGCATTGGTGTGCAATCCCGCCGATGTGGACAAAAGCGGCAACGCGTAAAACGCCCGGTTGGCGATACTGTTCCCGTCAATCAACACCAAATGGCTCATTTCGTCCGCACCCTCTCTTTTTTTCGCTATCCTTCATCTTAACATAGGGGTCGCCTGGCTGGCAAAAGAGAGCGGTCACCTGGTGAAAGCGTGAGGAGAAGGCCCTTTGGAAAGAAAACGGCCTCCGTCCGATCCGCATGACTTACCCCGGATTCAGAAAGAGGCCTCACCTGTTGGCATTTTCACACTAGTGGCGGACGGCGTTCCAGATGCGCTGCCACCAGCTGCGCTGCGGTTCTCCGTTCGATTGCCGACTGCCTTCTCCATTGAGTTCATGCGTCAGCATGAGGTATTCGGCAATCCCTTCGCCGATCGCCCGCGCCAGCTGCTCTTGCTGCTTCGGTGTGGTCAGCATGAGGCGGTCCGCGTAGTTTCCGATAAACCCCATCTCAATGATGACAGTTGGACAGTATTGCTGTTTGAGCAGATAGTACGTGCCCCCTTTGACAGGGCGGGCATTCGTCTTGGCCAGCCGGTTCAGGTTCTCCTGGAGAATCGAGGCCAGCCAGTAGCTCTGTTCATTCGGCTGGTAAATCACGACCGGACCGCGCCGCCTCGCATCCGATGACCAGTTGACATGCAGGCTCACCATCAGCTGGGGGGACATCTCTTTTGCCAGATGACGGCGCTGGGCGAGATCGCGGATATGGCGGGAGGGATTTTTCAGCCAGTGATTCTCGTCGCTCAGCGCAATATCCCGATCCCGGTTAAGAACCGCGCGATACCCCTTCTCCGTCAACTGGCGGTACAGGCGCTTTCCCACCTGCAAGTTAATCTCCTTTTCCAAAACCGAACCGAATGATGTACCTGGATCCACACCTCCGTGACCGACATCGATCAAGACCTGGACATTGGCAAGCGGAACGGCTGCACTCCGCTCCGGAAACAGCAGGAACAATACCATCAGCACGATGAAGAACCTGTACTTTCTCATAATGCTAAAGTGTTCCACGGGTCCGGTTCTTCTATCCTCGATCTACCAACGTGGCATGATTGTGAATTTTCCGAGAGACAGGTACAATAGGAGTCATGCTACCGATCCTGCATAAGAGGTGCTGTTCATGAACAAACAGATAGAAAAGCCTTTTTTTCCACCCTATCTCGCCTTGTTTCTCGGGGTCGTGGCCATCTCGACATCGGCGATTTTCGTCAAACTTTCCGATGCGCCATCGCCGATCATCGCCACGTACCGGCTGATTTTCTCGGTCGTCCTGACACTGCCGCTCCTTTTTTGGAACCGCGGCGCCATCGGCGAAATTCTGCGCATGCCCCGCAAACAATGGCTGCTATGCGCGCTTTCGGGCGCTTTCCTGGCCAGTCATTTCCTGCTTTGGTTTGAGTCTTTAAACTATACATCGGTGGCCAGCTCTACGGTTCTGGTAACGCTCCAGCCCCTCTTTGCCTTTGTCGGCGGGTATTTCTTTTTCGGGGAAAAAGTGAGGCCGCTCGCGCTTGCCGGCGGACTGTTGGCCATCGTCGGCAGCTTTGTCATCGGGTGGGGGGATTTCCAGGTAGGCGGCATGGCCCTGTGGGGAGATATCCTCGCCTTGTCCGGCGCGGCCACCGTTACCGGCTACTGGCTGATCGCCCAGTACATCCGGCAGTATCTCTCGTCCTTTTCCTATACCTTGGTCGTCTACTCGTTTACCAGCATCATCCTCGTCGCCTACGATCTCGCCCTCGGCTATTCGCTGACCGGGTACTCGGCGGAAAATTGGGGCTGGTTCTTCTGCCTGGCGCTGTTTCCGACTTTGCTCGGCCACTCGATCCTGAACTGGATCATCAAATGGCTGAATACGACGACGATCTCGATGGGCATTCTGGGCGAACCGGTCGGTACCGCGATCCTCGCGTACTTCATTCTCGGCGAAGTCGTCACGCTGCCGCAGTACGTAGGAGGGCTGATCATCCTCGCCGGAATCTACCTGTTTATCCGCTACAACCAACCCGTTAAAGGAGTGGAAACAAGTGAGCCAACTGCCGCCTCGCAGAAAAAGCTTGCGTGAATACGTCAAAGGGCTCAGCGTCTGGGCTCGAATTGGATGGACGATTTTTTTGGGGTATATTGTCGGGCGCATCGTTTACTGGGTGATAAAGGCGTTTTCTTGAAGCTGCGTGATTCTCTCTGCGGCCCTGTTCCTGAAAAAAAGGCACAGCGTTCTCCCTATGGGAAACACTGTGCCTTTGCTGTTGTCTTTTACGAGCTCGCAACGGTTTCGTTCACTTGCACCGTCCAGCCATATTTGTCCTCGACTTCTCCGTATTGAATGCCTGTCAGCGTCTCATACAGCTTCATCGTCAGTTCCCCGACAGATTTCTCGTGAATACAGAGCTGGTTGCCGTTCCAGTTCAGTTCCCCGATCGGCGAAATGACGGCCGCCGTACCGGTGCCGAAGGCTTCCTCCAGCTCTCCGTTGAGATGCGCCTGATAGATCTCTTCCATGGCAATCCGCTTTTCCTGAACCGGGATGCCCCAATCGCGGAGCAGATGGATGACGGAATTGCGGGTAACCCCATCCAGAATGCTGCCGTTCAGAGCAGGCGTCCATACCTCTCCCTTTATCTTGAAGAAGACGTTCATCGCGCCGACCTCTTCGATGTACTTGCCTTCCACGCCGTCCATCCACAGCACTTGCTCGTACCCGAGATCCTTCGCTTCATTTTGTGCTTTCAGGCTGGCAGCGTAGTTGCCGGCCGTTTTGGCGTTGCCGGTCCCGCCTCTGACGGCCCGCACGAATTTGTTTTCCACGTGGATTTTGACCGGGGTCATGCCGCCCGCATAATAAGCCCCCACCGGCGACAGGATGATCAGCAGCTTGTAGGTCTGGGACGCCCGGACGCCCAAATACGGCTCCGTCGAAAAAATAAACGGCCGGATGTACAGCGATGTGCCGGGCGCCGTCGGAACCCAGTCTTGCTCGATCTCGACCAGCTTCTTGAGCGCATCCAGCAGGAACGCCTCATCTACCGGAGGAATGCTCATTCGATCGTTGGAGATATTCATCCGCTGCATGTTCTTTTCCGGACGAAACAACAGAATCCGGTTATCCTTTGTGCGGTAGGCTTTCAACCCTTCGAACACCGCTTGTCCATAATGAAATACCATGGCTGCCGGGTCCAGCGTGACAGGGGCGTACGGTACGATGCGCGGATCGTACCAGCCCTTCTCCGGGTTGTAATCCATGATAAACATGTGGTCGGTAAAATGCTGTCCAAATCCCAAGCGGCCAAAATCAGGTTTCTCCTTCTTCTGCTTGGTCAACACTACATCCAGCTGCAATGCCATGGGCGCTACATCTCCCTTTCTCTGTTGAGTGCAAATGTCTATCTCAATACAGTAATTAAAACATATATTTGAAAAAATAAAAGAGTGTTGCGATTAGGCTGCCGCTTTTTGCTGGTTTTCCGCTGCTTTTGGCGGGGTCGGTTTTTTATGCAGGAAGTAGAGCAGCGGGATGGAGACAAAGATCGGGATCGCCGAGATGAGCAGGGCATCTGCCATGCCCCGGACTGTCGCTTCCTTGACGATCAAGCCTACCAGCATGGAGCTGGCTCCTCCTTGCGCCGCAGCTGCATCCACGCCTGCCTGCGTATACATGCCCGTCAATCCCTTGAGAAATTCAGCGGCAGTCAGGGAGGTCACCGAAATGCTCTCTGAGATCGCAGCCGAATGGAAATTGGTGCGCGTCGTCATCACCATCGTCAAAATCGCGATCCCAAACGAGCTCATCACCTGGCGAATGACATTGGACAAGGACGACGCATTCCCGACGATCGCACGGGGAACGGCATTCATCCCCACCGTCGAGAGCGTCATCATGCACAGCCCGATCCCGAGTCCGCGAATGGTCAGAATCGTGTTCAGCCAATGATGAGGCGTATCGGCCTCCAGATTGTGCAGCTCATAGGTCATGATCCCCATGATCGACAGGCCGACCAACGCAATCGGTCCAATCCCGTATTTGTCCAGGAGCTTGCCGCTGATCGGCATCATTACAGCCATCGCGATCGATTGCGGCATGAGCAGCAGGCCCGAATCCATCGCCGTCATCCCCTGGATGTTTTGCAGGAAGATCGGCATGATGAAAATCCCGCCCATCATCCCCATCATGACGAAGCTGGAGGTGATGACGCTAAGCGTAAAGACCGGGATTTTAAACAGGCTGAGATTGAGCAAAGGTTCCTTTTTCCCGAGCTCGACCCAGATGAACAGCGCCAATGCAGAGAAGGCGACGAACAATAGACTGACGATGTAAAATGAAGTCCACCCTTCGGATTGCCCTTTGCTCAAGGCCAGCAGCAGAGAGCCGCAAGCGATGATGGAGAGGATCGCGCCCGGATAGTCGAACTTCAGATCGGGCTTTTTCGTCGTTTCCTTGAGGAGGGCACTGCTCATGATAATCGCGAAAATTCCTACAGGCACACTGATCAAAAACAAAAACTTCCAGCTGAGGTATTGAATCAAATACCCGCCCAGCGTCGGGCCGATGGCGGGAGCCACCATCGAGGCGATCCCGAACAGCCCCAGCGCCATCCCGATTTTTTCTCGGGGAACCACCATGTAGATCATCGACATGCCGATCGGCATGATAAAGCCCCCGCTCAAGCCTTGAATAATCCGGAAGGCGATGATGCTCGTGTCGCTCCAGGCCAGCGCACACAGAACCGAGGAAGCGGTAAAGGCGGTCAATGAGAGCAAAAAAATACGCTTGTATCCAAATTTGTCGCCCAGCGATCCGCTCATCGGGATCACCACCGCGTTTGCCAGCATGTATCCCGTGAGGACCCATTGGATCGTATCTGTCGTGGAACCGAAAACGTTAACCAGCGTAGGCAAAGCGACGTTAATCAGGCTGTTGTTCAGAATCGCAACGAAGGTCCCCATGAGAATGGCCAGGAGCGTTATCCACATCCCGCCACTCCTCTCTTCCTTCTGCTGGGCCCAAGCTTCTGCCATAGTTTCCACCTCCGCTAGTTGACGACGACTTTTCCGCCCTCGGTTAACGCTTCTGTCGGCTTCAGCACCAGCCGGTCATTTTGAGCCACACCCTGGAGCACTTCCGCCCATTCTCCCGCTACGCTTCCGACGGAGACCTCCACTTGATGGACCACGTCATCGTCCACTTTGAAAATATACTGTTTGTTGTCTTTCGTCAGAATGGCAGAGGAAGGCACCTTCCAGACGTTCGCCGTCTGCGTCTGATTCGGCAGAGATACCTCGGCGAGCATCCCCGCTCTCAGCTCTCCCTCTCGATTATCCAGCACGACCTTGATCGGGAAGGAGCTGCTGTTGGCATCCGAGATGGGGCTGACGAATTCGACCGTACCTTTGAACACTTTGCCAAGGCTGCTTACATGCACGTCTACCTGCTCGCCCACCTTCACCTGATTGACTTTTTCGGCAGGAATGCTTGCCTCCACCTTTACCTGATCCATGTTCACCAGGACCAGGAGCGGCACGCCGGGCTGTGCCATTTCGCCCGGATCGATGCTCTTGCGGGCGACAATGCCGCTGATCGGGGAGTGAATCAGCGTGTTTTGATAGTTGTTTTTCGCCAGCTCCAGGCTGGATTGAAGGCGGCTGACTTCGGATTGCAAGGCAGCGACGGTATCCGCTGTCGGTCCCGCTTTGGCCAGATCGTACTGCGCCTCCGCCTGCTGGACGGCCACTCTCGCTTTCTCCAGATCGAGCCCGACCTTTTCGTACTCTGCTAGGGAAATCGCGCCTGAATCAAACAGGGCTTTCATCCGGTTAGCCGTATTCTCGGCGACCTGGAGCGCCGCCTGGGCCTGCTCGACGTTGCTGGCCAGACGCTGCAGTTCCTGGGTGCGCGTCCCGGCCTGCGTGTCGCGCAGCCTTGCCTGGGCACTGGCGATCGCGGCTTCTGCCTGCTTGGTTTGCTCGCGGTAATCCGCGGCATCCAGCGTGAGCAGCAGATCCCCTTTCTTGACCACAGAGCCTTCCTTTACATGGATCTCTGCCACTTTTCCGGGCAGCTTGGATACGACCTGAATTTCATCCGAAGGCGCGATTTTCCCGCCGGAAATCGTGCTGGCGGCTGCCACGTCGACCTTCCATACCTTTACCACCGGAACCTTCTCGGCTTCTCCGGCCGCAGACGGTTCACTGCATCCCGCTGCCAGCAGCGAAACAGCTGCCAGTACCGTCCCGAGCGTCTTCCATTGTCTCGCTTTGTGCATGGTTCTACCTCTCCTTCACGTACACTTTGATTTCTGCGTTCAATCCGGCGGCGAGATGAAGTCCAGCGGCATCGTCGATCGCTACCTTGATCGGGATTCGCTGGGTCACCTTTGTGAAGTTGCCGCTGGTGCTCACAGCAGGCAGAAGCGAGAACGTAGAGTTGGTTGCCTGGCCGATCTGGCTGACATGGCCGACCAGCTTTTTGTTCGGATAGGCATCGAGGACAATATCCACCTTTTGCCCCAGCTTCAGGCGGTTGATTTCGGTCTCTTCCACATTGGCCGCGATATGCAGTTTCGATTCATCGATGATCATGGCGATGGATTGGCCCGGTGACACGACCTCTCCTTCCTTCGCCAATGTCTTGATCACGGTTCCGGTAATCGGTGCACGAAGCAGCGCATTTTCCAACAGATTGGTCGTCAGATTGGTGCTGTCTTGTTGCCCGACGATCTGATCGGCGACCA
This sequence is a window from Brevibacillus composti. Protein-coding genes within it:
- the mutM gene encoding DNA-formamidopyrimidine glycosylase codes for the protein MPELPEVETVVRTLQRLVLGKTIARVSVLLPRIIRRPDDVEEFKALLAGQTIHAIKRRAKFIQFVLDRDVLISHLRMEGRYGLYQAEEPVEKHTHVIFHFTDGTELRYRDVRQFGTMDLIPLGLETAEGPLAKLGVEPLDPNFTAEVLRGLLKGRTTKIKPLLLNQECIVGLGNIYVDESLFRAGIHPERPAGKLTAEQTARLHAAIVTTLSEAVEQGGSSIKSYVNGQGEMGMFQQSLLVYGRKGEPCTKCGTPIIRFVVGGRGTHICPACQKAGKRTKQ
- a CDS encoding DMT family transporter; protein product: MNKQIEKPFFPPYLALFLGVVAISTSAIFVKLSDAPSPIIATYRLIFSVVLTLPLLFWNRGAIGEILRMPRKQWLLCALSGAFLASHFLLWFESLNYTSVASSTVLVTLQPLFAFVGGYFFFGEKVRPLALAGGLLAIVGSFVIGWGDFQVGGMALWGDILALSGAATVTGYWLIAQYIRQYLSSFSYTLVVYSFTSIILVAYDLALGYSLTGYSAENWGWFFCLALFPTLLGHSILNWIIKWLNTTTISMGILGEPVGTAILAYFILGEVVTLPQYVGGLIILAGIYLFIRYNQPVKGVETSEPTAASQKKLA
- a CDS encoding lytic transglycosylase domain-containing protein, coding for MTRSKRAFLFLFVLMAVFFLINTPMVWKWMYPIKYEKEILEASSRYQVDPYLILAVIRSESGFQPDRVSKKGAIGLMQVMPETAEWIVEQANLQPSGENYLYDPVMNIHIGTWYLSFLEKRYEGDPVKMIAAYNAGPGKVSSWLAKEQWNGKRETIEDIPFGETRLYVQRVLYYHDRYQNIYSNMLE
- a CDS encoding branched-chain amino acid aminotransferase; protein product: MALQLDVVLTKQKKEKPDFGRLGFGQHFTDHMFIMDYNPEKGWYDPRIVPYAPVTLDPAAMVFHYGQAVFEGLKAYRTKDNRILLFRPEKNMQRMNISNDRMSIPPVDEAFLLDALKKLVEIEQDWVPTAPGTSLYIRPFIFSTEPYLGVRASQTYKLLIILSPVGAYYAGGMTPVKIHVENKFVRAVRGGTGNAKTAGNYAASLKAQNEAKDLGYEQVLWMDGVEGKYIEEVGAMNVFFKIKGEVWTPALNGSILDGVTRNSVIHLLRDWGIPVQEKRIAMEEIYQAHLNGELEEAFGTGTAAVISPIGELNWNGNQLCIHEKSVGELTMKLYETLTGIQYGEVEDKYGWTVQVNETVASS
- a CDS encoding N-acetylmuramoyl-L-alanine amidase family protein, which codes for MRKYRFFIVLMVLFLLFPERSAAVPLANVQVLIDVGHGGVDPGTSFGSVLEKEINLQVGKRLYRQLTEKGYRAVLNRDRDIALSDENHWLKNPSRHIRDLAQRRHLAKEMSPQLMVSLHVNWSSDARRRGPVVIYQPNEQSYWLASILQENLNRLAKTNARPVKGGTYYLLKQQYCPTVIIEMGFIGNYADRLMLTTPKQQEQLARAIGEGIAEYLMLTHELNGEGSRQSNGEPQRSWWQRIWNAVRH
- the coaE gene encoding dephospho-CoA kinase (Dephospho-CoA kinase (CoaE) performs the final step in coenzyme A biosynthesis.) → MILGLTGGIATGKSTVTAMLRERGIPVIDADQIAREVVEPGKPAYESIVRYFGEEILLPDGQIDRAKLGEIVFSDEAERQKLNTIVHPEVRRVMREQAEEAEKNGATIVFLDIPLLFESRLQHMVDKVVVVYAPAEMQMARMMERDEFDEEQAEKRLRAQWPIEQKKEEADFVIDNTGSREETEKQVEQLVRRLKADVAP
- a CDS encoding DHA2 family efflux MFS transporter permease subunit, encoding MAEAWAQQKEERSGGMWITLLAILMGTFVAILNNSLINVALPTLVNVFGSTTDTIQWVLTGYMLANAVVIPMSGSLGDKFGYKRIFLLSLTAFTASSVLCALAWSDTSIIAFRIIQGLSGGFIMPIGMSMIYMVVPREKIGMALGLFGIASMVAPAIGPTLGGYLIQYLSWKFLFLISVPVGIFAIIMSSALLKETTKKPDLKFDYPGAILSIIACGSLLLALSKGQSEGWTSFYIVSLLFVAFSALALFIWVELGKKEPLLNLSLFKIPVFTLSVITSSFVMMGMMGGIFIMPIFLQNIQGMTAMDSGLLLMPQSIAMAVMMPISGKLLDKYGIGPIALVGLSIMGIMTYELHNLEADTPHHWLNTILTIRGLGIGLCMMTLSTVGMNAVPRAIVGNASSLSNVIRQVMSSFGIAILTMVMTTRTNFHSAAISESISVTSLTAAEFLKGLTGMYTQAGVDAAAAQGGASSMLVGLIVKEATVRGMADALLISAIPIFVSIPLLYFLHKKPTPPKAAENQQKAAA
- the polA gene encoding DNA polymerase I yields the protein MSHLVLIDGNSIANRAFYALPLLSTSAGLHTNAVLGFTTMLLKVLEEMKPTHVLVAFDAGKVVFRHSEFAEYKGGRSKTPPELSEQFPLIRELLDAFSIRRFELEGYEADDIIGTLTLRADENNWKTTVITGDKDMLQLVSDNVSVALTRKGVSEIEMYTPKEIEEKYGLKPLQIIDLKGLMGDSSDNIPGVPGVGEKTALKLLHEYGSVEAVLDNVDKISGKKLQENLRENVDKAKLSKALATIMRDAPVEVNVEETSYQGYEADPVVDFFKKMEFKSLLPKVKGTATAEGGEVTEAAPFSFEVVEEGQTSQFADKLTSPMAFYVEMDGENYHHAPILGFGLAADGVALYVPWDVAKEWTAFREWLADESREKWVFDGKRDTVGLAWHGLELAGIRFDSYLASYLLNAAESSPQVADIAAHYAEIRVLPDEEVYGKGAKRIVPESDVLSEHVARKAAALWQCVPRIRTEVEASRLDELLKRIEEPLSLVLAAMEKQGVKVNESRLQQMGEELDAQLEKLTEQIYELAGTSFNINSPKQLGEILFDKLDLPVLKKTKTGPSTSADVLEKLAPYHPIIEVILHYRQLGKLRSTYIEGLTKEIHPGTGKVHTLFNQATTATGRLSSTEPNLQNIPIRLEEGRKIREAFIPSEEGWYILAADYSQIELRVLAHISGDENLIDAFQKDMDIHTRTAMDVFGVAQEEVTSLMRRQAKAVNFGIVYGISDYGLSQNLNITRKEAGEFIERYFAVFSGVKKYMEDIVQQAKQDGYVTTLLHRRRYLPDIKSSNFNLRSFAERTAMNTPIQGTAADIIKLAMIRMQEKMREKGLKSRMLLQVHDELIFEVPEDELEIMKQLVPEVMEHALELKVPLKADVNYGRSWYEAK